The Novosphingobium humi DNA window GCTCAACGCGGTAGAAGATCAGATAGTCCCCATGTCCCCGTCGCCTGATGCCGGTCGCTTCATAGCGAGGCACCATCGGAAAGCGTTCCGGCATTTCTGCCAAGCCCAGACATTTCTCGCGCAACTCGCGCAGAAAGCTCAGCGCCCTTGTGGGATTGTCGCGGGCGATGAAATCACCGATGGCCTCAAGATCAAATTCCGCCTCGGCGGTAAGGAGGACGATCATTCGTCCGCTGCACCCATTGCGCGATATTTCGCTTCAAGCCGGTCAAAGACCGCATCGGCCGGGGTTGTGCGTCCGGCTTCGGCATCGGCCAGACCGCGCGCGATCGAGGCATCGAGCGCGGCCAGACGCGTTTCCCTCTCATGGATGAGCCGCACGCCCTCGCGCAGAACTTCGCTCTTCGAATTGTAGCGCCCCGTCGCAACCAGGCTTGCCACAAATTGCTCCAACTGCTGTCCGAGATCCGCGCTGATCATGGCCTAAACACTCCTGTCTGGACCATGATATAGCACCTTATCAACAGTTGATAAAGGCGCCGCATTTTTTCAGCGGCGCCCATCCCCTCACTTGCTGATAATCACCTCCCGCCCGGTCATCGCCTTGGCCTGCCCGCCGATGGTGTAGCGCACGCCCACCGCCTCGATGTCAAACCCGGCGAAGATCCGGCGCACCTCGGGCCGGTCATTGAGCGAGAGGATAAACCGCCCGCTGATCCCGCGCAGCACCTGCGCCATCTGCTCGAACTCCTCGCGCCCGAACATGCCCTTGCCGTAATCGCCCTCGCAGCCGTGATAAGGCGGATCGAGATAAAACAGCGTCCCCGCCCGGTCATAGCGCGCGATGAATTCCGCCCAGGGCAAACGCTCGATCACCACGCCCGACAGGCGCTCATGGGCGGCCTCGACCATCGGCCCCAGCTTGGTCACATCGAATCGCGCCGGGCCAGTAGGAATGACACCAAAGTTGCGCCGGGCCACATGGCCGCCAAAGGCGAGCCGCTGGAGATACAAAAACCGCGCCGACCGCTCCAGATCGGTCAGGCTTTCGGGCGGTAAGGCGGCCAGCTTTTCAAACCCCGCCCGGCTGGTCACCTGCCAGCGCAGCATGTCCATGAAGGGCTGGTAATGCCGCTGCACCACTCGAAAGAAGGTCGAGACGTCCTCGCTCCAATCGTTGATGACCTCGGCATTCGGGCGTCGGTCGCGCCGGAAAAACACCCCGCCCATGCCGACAAACACCTCGGCATAGGTCGCGTGGGGCATGGCGTTGATCCGCTCGACCAGGCGCCGCGAGAGGTTGCGCTTGCCCCCGATATAGGGCGCCAGCGGACGCACCGGCGCGACCTTTTCCGCCACCATTGCATCCATGTTGAAAGAAAACGGATTCGACTCCTGCATGTTCAAACTCTCATAGGCCCGCCGCCAGCGTTGGCACGGCGGGATGGCCCCAAGGCGGGACCGATTGGGACATGACGAGGCAATTCGTCGGATTGGGGCGCGCCAACGCCCCATCCCCCGCCGCATCAACCGGCGGGATGGATCTCAAGCCCGCCGCGCGCCTCCCGCGCTTGCCGCAGGCACAATGGTGCCGTCCTGCTGGATCAGCCTCCCATCGGCGCAGGTCCAATCGCGGAAAGACAGCAGCGGCACCCCGAACCAATCGTTCATGCGCAGCATCCGGCGGATGATCGGGATGATCTCGGTCAGGTAAAAGGTATCGAGCGCCTCGCTCACCTTGCCAAAACCGCCGCTGTTCTGGGGAATGATCCCGATCAGCGGCGGCGGGGTGCGATGCGCGGCCAGCATGTCGTCGCGGCTGATACCCTTGACCGCCGTGAACTCGTCATGGGCCGTAATGCTTCCGATCGGCAGGATCTGGACCCCGTCCTTCTTCCCACCCGGCGCATAGATCAGCAGGTTCTTGAAATTGCCCGCCCCCTTCGAATCGCGCATCTTGGCGGAAATGCTGTCGACGGTTTCCTGATCGAACAGTTGCTCGTTGATATAGAGGATGAAGCCCGCATGGTTGCCGTTGAGGTAATAGCGCCGCCGAAACAGCGTGGCATTTTCCGAGAGCAGCGCCGATTGCAGCGCCGAGAGCCATTCGGGCAGGCCATAGATCTCCTGCGCCACATCGGGCTGCATCAGATGGAACACGCGCCCCGGCGCAAACTGATGCTCCTGCCCCAGCCCCATGTTGACGAACCAGAACGTGTCCGCCGCCACCCCGGCCCGCGTGTGGACCGCCGGGCTGTGCTTGGCCGCCGCAATCCGGCCCGACAGGTTCGGCACGTTCTCCAGATAGGCATTGCCCATCTGCACAAAATCCAGCGCGAAACGCTCGAAATCATCGCCGCTTAGCCAGCGAGTGGCCACCATCTGCTGCACCAGCAAATTGACCCGCAAAGCCACAGCCGAGCGGTGATAGGGCGAGACGTTGAACACCTGCGCCAAGCGCCCCATCGGCAAAGGCGGCTCATACCAGCGCCCGTTATGCCATACCTCAAAATAGGCCGACAGCTCGCGCCGATCGAGCACGCTCTCGGCATCGCCAAAGGTGAACACATCGCCGCGCAAAGGCGCATCGGCGCGCGCAGGCTCCCCTTCCTGCTCGATCAGGGCCAGTTCGGTCGAAGGCGCATCACTCATCAATCAGGCTCCTGTCAGTCGGAAAACACCACGCGCCCGATGCTCGCCCCACTGGCGGCCCCGGCATCGAGCGGTTCATTGGAAAGGGCGTTGAGCAGCGCCCAGGCAAGATCCGCATGGCCGATCTCGCCATTGCGCCGCGCGACATAGGTGACGCCGCGCCCGCTGCCGGTCAGCGCGGGGCGGATCGCCATCAGCGCGGCCATCAGGTCGGTCCAGTTCTCATCGAACTCGATGCGGCCGGAGTTGAAGACATTCTGCGCCTTGACGACGAGGGCCGTCTTGCTGGCCACCGAATATTCGATCCGCCGCGCGCGCGGGAACCAGCCGACCACCAGCTCATAGACCGCCTGGCCCGCGCCGGTGGTGTCGATGGCAATGTCGGTCACATTGTAGCGCGCCGCGATCCCCTTGATGAAATCCGCCTGCCCGGCAAAATCGCGCCCGTTGAGCCGGTATTTGGCCAGCACCCGGAACTTGCCCTTCCCCGGCTGATCGGGCGGCGCCAGCACCACCAGCGCGGCATCATCGCGCCCCTGCTTGTTGGGATCATAGCCCAGCCACACCGGTCGGTCGCCAAAGGGCCGCCCGCCCGGCACCTCGGCCAGCGCGGGCCGGAAATCGCGCCAGCGATAGAAGGCATCGACGCGGGCGGGCGCGATCCGGCTGAAAGGAAAGCTGCTCTCGCTGTCATCGACGAACTGGCAGTTGTAGAGGTTCTCGAACTCCTCCTCGCTGCACTCCGCGCGCAGCTCCTCTTTGTCGATGCGCCCGCCTGCCCCGCCCGCGATGGCATCGTCGAGCGTGATGATCTGGCACCATGAGCCATCAGGCATGATGGCGCCCGCGCGCAGGTTCCGGTGGCTGGCGTCAAAGGCGCGCTGATCGCCCTTCTTGCGCCCCCGGTTCCATTCCTCGCCGCTCCAGAAGGCATAGGCTTCATGGGTTTTGGTGCTGGGCGTCGAGAAATAGGTGCGCTTGTAAATGGTGAGCGTCGCCATCGCGGCGGCCACTTTGCGCAGGCGCGCAAAGCCATGGACCCAGAAGAATTCGTCGAAATAGAAGTCGCCGCTCTCGCCCTGGGCGGTGTTGCTGTTGGTCGAAAGCGGATAGAGGCCGACCGCGTCCAGCCGGATCTCATTCTTGCCCGCCTCCTCATCAGCCGGGTGCAGGCCGGAGAAATCCAGCATCAGCGGATTGCCCTTGAGATCGACGCCCGTCACGCGTTTGACCCATCCGACAATCTCGCGGATGAACTTCTTGGCCTGCCGCTCGCTGGCCGAGAGGAAGATCTGGTTGCGCGGCTGCTCCCCGTCGATCACGGCTTCCGCGATCTTGGCCATGGCCTCGCGCGCAAAATACCATGTCGCGCCGATCTGGCGGCTTTTGAGGATCTTGCGGGTGCGCTGCTCGCGCTGCTCCCACCAGCCCTCCTGATAGGCGTCATTTTTCGCGTGGAAATCCTCGAGCAGCGCCTCCCACTGCTCAAGGCTCAGGAAATTCTTGCGCTTCTCGGCCCGCTTGGCCTTGGCCTTGTCGTCATTGCGGCGGCCCACCGCTTCATTGAGGTCGCCCTCCTTGCCGGTCTCATTGTATTTGCGGATGCGCGCGGCGGTCTGCATCTGGCGCATCAGGAAATCGACGCGCTTCATATCGCCTTCGGTGAAAGGCTCCTTGCACAGATAGGTGGCCAGCTTGGCCTCAAGGTGATCCTCGACCACATCGAGCGGGCTGTCGGCATCCCAATCCCCACGCCGCTTCCAGCTCGCCAAGGTGTTCGCGCTCTCGCCCAGCTCGCGTGCAATCTCAGCCAGGCCCCAGCCGCGATGGTAAAGCGACCTGGCCTCGCGCGATTTGGCGCGCGTCACCTGTCGGCTTTGCACGGGGGGCGTCGGATCATCGGGGGCGGTTCGGGCGGACATGATCCTGCCATGCCCTGAGTTCGCCCCATCGCGCGCCACCCATGCCCGGTAAAGCCCCGCCTTACCGCGCCCGCGCGTTGCAGGATCGCCGGGCGGCGTGGATTTCGGGAGGGCCAGAACGAACCCAAAAGGCCCCGCCCGGAGTAACCCGATGAAGACCAAGCCCTTCCTGCTCGCCACCGCCGGTTCGACGGTCGATGGCCGTACCATCGAGGCGCGCGACCTCGAACAGATGGCCTCGAGCTATAATCCCAAGACCTATGGCGCGCGGGTCAATATCGAACATATCCGAGGCGTCAGCGGACAGGCCCCGTTCAACGCCTATGGCGACGTGCTCGAACTGTCGGTCGGCGAAGTTGATGTGGACTTCAACGGCAAGCCGGAAAAGCGCAAGGCGCTGTTCGGCGTCCTCGATGTCACCGACAATGCCAAGGCGCTCAATGACGCCAACCAGAAGGTCTATCCGTCTATCGAAATCATCGACAATTTCGCGGGCAAGGGCTTCTCCTATCTTGGCGGCGTGGCCCTGACCGACAGCCCGGCGGCCATTGCCACCGACCGCCTCAAGTTCAACCGCACCCTCCCCGGCTCGATCAGTCTGGCGGGCGACACCGCCGCCGCGCTCGAATTTGCCGAGGATGGTGCCGCCACCGAAAGCGCCAAGGGCCTGCTCGCCAGCATGAGCGCCATGTTCGACAAGTTCACCGCCAGCTTTGCCCCCGCCCCCAAACCCGAAACCCAGCCCGAACCCAAGCCCGAGGGCCAGCAGCCCACCACGCTCGATTTCTCGGCCCTGCGCGGCGTGTTCGAGGAATTCGGCCAGACCGTCACCACCGCCATTGATGGCCTGCGCAGCGAATTTCGCACCGAAGCCGATGCCATGGCCCTCAAGCTCAAGAAACTGGAGGACACGCAGGAGGCCACCCCCGCGCCCCATTTCCAGCGCCGCCCGATCGCCGACGGCAACACCGCCACCGCCATTGAAAAGGCGGTCTTCTAAGCCGTCCGCCGCCTTTCAACACCCTGCCCCAACGCCCCGCCCCATCCAAGGAACGCAGCTTCATGTCTCAAATCTACACCCTTTCTGATCGCGGGCGCGGCGCGCTGGATCAGCTCTTTGCCGCCATCGCCAACGTCAACGGCACGCGCAACATCAGCCGCAATTTCGCCCTTTCCCCCACCAGCGAGCAGCGCCTCGAGGATCTCCAGCGCGAAAGCGTCGGCTTCCTCCAGCGCGTCAACGTCATGGGCGTGCGCGACCTTCAAGGTCAGGTGATCGGCCTTGGCACGTCGAACATGATCGCGGGCCGCAAGAGCCGCTCCAACCTGCCGCGCACCCCGCGCTATGTCGGCGCGCTGCAGGATCGCAAGTTTCAGCTCTATTCGACGCTGTTCGACACGATGCTGCCCTGGGAAGTGATCGACGCCTGGTCGAAATTCCCCGACTTTGCCGCCCGCTATGCCCGCCATGTGGCGGTCTCGGTAGGCCTGTCGCGGATCTCGGTGGGCTTTAACGGCACCGAGGCGGCCGATGATACCGATGCGGAGGACAACCCGCTGGGCGAGGACGTCAACATCGGTTGGCTGCAAAAGCTGCGGCTTGAACGCCCCGACCATGTGATGGGCCGCGCCACGGTCACCGCCGGGGGCGTCACCACCGCGACCGGTGCGCCCGCGCCGATCTACATCGGCCCCGATGCCAGCCATGCCGCAGGCGACTACAAGAATGTCGATGCGCTGGCCTATGAGCTGATCGCGGGCATGCCCTCCTATGCGCGGGCCAGCACCGATCATGTCGTGATCGTGTCGCAGGATCTGGTCGACGAGAAATACTTCCCGATGATCAACCGGCCCCTGTCCGACACGATCGACGGGGGCCGCTCGACCAGCGATCAGGTGGTCTCCGATCTCATCATGTCGACCAAGCAGATCGGCGGGCGTCCGGCGGCCATCGCCCCCTTCTTCCCCGAAGGCACGATGGCGATCACCCCGCTCGGCCGCGCCAATGCGCCCGACAGCTCGAACCTCTCGCTCTATTATCAGGAAGGCTCGCGCCGCCGCTACATCAAGGATGAGCCGGAAAACATGGCCGCGCTGGTCGATTATAACAGCGTCAACGAAGGCTATGTGATCGAAAGCACCGATTACATGGTGATGGCCGAAAACATCACCTTCGGCGCCCGCCCGTAATCCCCCCCGACCTGCCCGCCGGTGCGCGCGCCGGTGGGCAGGCATCCAGAAAGCCCCGCCCATGGTTTCCGCCTTTCGCCGCCATCAGATGCGCGTGCGCGCCCTGCAATCGGGCGCGGCGCAGCCCGACACCGCCCCCGCCGCCGCGCCCGAACGCGCGCTCGATACGCCGCTGGGTCAGGAATATGCCGCCCTGCGCGTGGCGCTTCATGACAATCTGCGCAGCCTCTCCGACATCGCCAGCATCGAGGCCCGCAATCCCGTCAAGATCGAGATGGCCCGCACCTTCGCCCCATGGATCGAGGGCGTTTTGCAGGCGGGCGAAGAGGGCCAGGCCGCGCAGGATGAAATCCTCGTCTGGAACCTCGTCTGGGCCATCGACTACCGCGATTGGGAGTATGCCCTGCGTTTGGCGGCCCATGCCATCCGCTTCAACCTCGCCTCGCCCGAGCGTTACAACCGCACCGTCGCCTGTTTCGTCGCCGAAGATATCGCCAAGCTCAGCCTCGATCAGCAGGAGGCCGTGCCCCATGACGTCCTGTGCCGCGTCCTTTCCCTGATCGAGGGCCATGACATGCCCGATCCGGCCAAGGCCAAGCTGCACAAGGCGCTGGCCCGCTCCTTCGCGCGCCGCGCCGACGCCTTCGATCCCGCCGCCGACAACGCGCCCGCCGGTGGCAAGGCGGCCTATCTTGCCGAAGCCCTCGACCACGCCCGCCGCGCGCATCAGCTCGACAGCTCCATCGGCGTCAAATCCGACATCCGCAGCCTCGAAAAGGCCCTGCGCAAACTCGGCCCGGATGAGGCGGGCGGCGGCGCAGGCGAGGACGAGGCCGACACCGAATAACCAGTTCGCCCCACGGCGGCGGGGGGCGGTTGGCGCGGGCGGCGCACTTTGGTGACAGCCATCCCACACCATCCTCACCCCCCGTTTTGATGAAGGCCGATCCCATGAGCAGCTTCACCCCCACCCCCATGGCCCCGCCCGATGATCCCGATGCGCAGGTGGTCGCCGATGGCTGGTTCCCGCCGGTGCGGCTCGAGGAAGTGCGCGAGGGGCTCAACATCGGCGGCGGCGCGATCACCCAGCTCCAGCTTACCCTCGCCATCGAGGGCGGCATGCTGACGGCCATGCGCCAACTGGCCGCATGGCGCAGCGCGCGAGCGCTGGCCGGAGCCGCCAGCCTTGCCGATGTGACCACCGACACGCTGAACGAAAAGAACCGCGCCACCCTACTCTGGACCCGCGCGGTGGGCTATTACGCCGCCGCCGATATCGCCGCCGGAAACCGCGATCTGGCCTCCTCCGACACCGGCCTTGCCCGCGCCTCGGAAAAGGCGGCGCTGGCCGATGAATACCGCCGCGAGGGCCATGCCGCGATTGCCGACCTGCTCTCGATCAGCGGCCCAGCGGTCGCGCGCAACCGGGTCGAAATGCTGTGACCCAAACCGCCACCGCCATGGACGGCGAGACCGTGGACGAGATCTGCCACCGCGTCTTGGGCAAGACGGCGGGCGTCACCGAACAGGTGCTGGAGCTGAACCCAGGCCTTGCCGAACGCGGCCCGCGCCTGCCCGGCGGGACGGCGGTGATCCTGCCCGATGCCGCCGCCGCGCAGGTGGCCACCATCGATATCGTCCAGCTCTGGGATTAAGCGGATGCTCAAGATCAACCTCCTGCGCGCTGCTCTGATGCAGGCCATGCCCGAACTCAAGGCTAGCCCCAAAAACCTCATCATGTGGGTGGATCGCGGCAAGGCGGTGTCGCGCGACACCGCCGATTTCTCCTTCGCCTTTGAATTCCAGCTCAACGTCCTGCTGGTCGAATTCGCAGGCGATATCGCCGCCTTTGCGCTGGCCATCCTGATCTGGCTGCGCACCAATCAGCCCGACCTGTTTGCCATGGGCGCCGATGCCTTCGACTTCGAGGTCGATATCCTCGACAACGGCAAGTCCGATGTGCAGATCCGCCTGCAACTGCGCCAGAATGTCGAGGCCACCATCACCCCCGGAGGCGTCACCGCCACCTATCTGCCCGAGCCCGATCCGCTCTTCCCCGATGATCTGCCCTTTGGCGGGCTGGAGGAAATGCCGCTGCTCCAATCGATCACCGTCAATGGCGAGGATCTGCCGTCGTGGGATGCCGTCGATGGCGGATGACCTCGCGCGCCTCGAGGAATGGTTCGGCCGGATCGTGGCGGGCATGGAACCGGCCCGGCGCCGTAAGGCCACGCTCAAGCTGGGCCGCCTGCTGCGCCAAGCCAACCTCAAACGCATCGCCGCCAATGTCGATCCCGACGGCGCCGCCTTTGCCTCGCGCAAACCCCGCCGCGATCTGCGCGGACGCCTGCGCAAGGGCGCGCGCGGCAAGATGTTCAAGGGCCTGCGCAAACTGGCCAAATGGCGCATCGACGCCGCGCCTGATGGCGTGGAAATCAGCCCCGTCACCAACACCGCCGACCGCGTCGGTTCGGTCAGCCAGTTCGGCCAGACTGTCACCGTGGGCCGGGGTCGCGATGGCCGAAAGATCCGCGCCACATATGCCGAGCGCCGATTGCTCGGCTTTGGCCGCGAGGATGAGGATCTGGCGCTGCAGGTGGCAGGGGAGATGTTGGAGGCCGAGGGATAGTAAGTTGATCGGTTCGGTCGACAGTGACGGAAACCGACCAACTATCGTCGTTCCGATACGGTGCCGGGAAGGACGGCTTACGCCAACACTGGCCATTCCACGCGCCTCGCCCCCCTGAACCAAAGACAGCTATCGGCCCTCTCGCGTGACAGTCGCTGCGGCGGGAAAGTTAGGGGGAGCGCATTGTGGCCCTCTATATGAGGCTAAGGATACAGGATTGACCTACTCCGTTATGAGCAAGAAATAGTATAAAATGGTGTTTGCAATTCAATGAGGCCAGAATGACCCATGTCGAGAACTTGCTTGGAAAGCGTCTGAGCGACCTCGCCCAATTCGAGGGCGCAACTCTTGAACAGATAGGTGATCGCAGCTATCTCAACGTGATCGAAAGCGGTCTATCCTTTGTAATCGACGACAACCAAGTTATCGCCGCTCACCTCTACGGGGGTGAGAAGGAGGGCTTCAAGCGATTCCCCTTTCGTATTCCGCTCGGCGTAACCTTCGATATGTCCCGCGACAGTCTCCGTAGCCACTTGGGTGACCCCGAGGAAAGTCGCGATGCCAAACAGAGGCTTATACTTGGAATGGGGCCAGCTTGGGACCGCTTCATCGGTAACAGCATCAAGCTTCGCGCCGAATATTCCCAAGACTTGAATTCGGTGAAAATGTTTACCGTAATGCAGCTCTGAACGGTCACTATGGTGTCGTGTGCGGAAAGGCGCTTGTCGGCGAAATTTGGTGGGAAGGCGACAATCAACTATCGCCGAAATCTAGATCGACCAGCTTTGTTATGAGATCATCGTCGAGGTTCATGACGGCCTCGGCAACGCGGTGATGCCCCTTGGCGACCGCTAGGGCGGACATGACGGATAGGAGCATCGGCTCGTCCCAATCTTCGCGAAGGTATTGCACGACGCACCGCGCCAAGCGTGAAACGGCATCGCCATACGCCTGAGCGAGATCAGCCGGAACGGCAGGGCCTTTCCCGCTAGCTCGTGCGATCTCGATCGCGGCGGGCAATTGGAAAAAGCTGAAATCTATGGGCCCCGTCGCATTACAGGCAATCTCGACGATGTGCGGTAGCGCTGCATAGGACGCATCATAAACGTCGCCTTGGTGACAAAGACTCGACCAGAGCGTGAACCACGGCTCGCTGTCATATCCAGTTTTCGGGCCTGTCGCTTGAGCGAGTTGGCCAAGCAGTTTTGGAATGTCGGCCGCATTCCCGTAAGCGTGTGAAAGCTTCAGCCAGCGTGGGTCGTCGAGTTCGATCATGGCTGAGCCTAAACAGCCTGACCTATGACTGCAAGTGGGGCGGATGCTGCCGTTCGGCAAGGGCGTCCTGAATGCCCGCAATGTCCCAACCTCCGCCCCACCCCCGTAACCCTCCGGGTTACGCCCCCAGCCTCTCCCCGCGCGCGCGAAGGCCATGCACTGGTGGGGCATGGCCACCAGCACCTCCGTCATCGACCTCTCGCAGCTCCCCGCCCCCACGGTGGTGGAGGCGCTCGACTATGAGA harbors:
- a CDS encoding DNA adenine methylase, with the protein product MDAMVAEKVAPVRPLAPYIGGKRNLSRRLVERINAMPHATYAEVFVGMGGVFFRRDRRPNAEVINDWSEDVSTFFRVVQRHYQPFMDMLRWQVTSRAGFEKLAALPPESLTDLERSARFLYLQRLAFGGHVARRNFGVIPTGPARFDVTKLGPMVEAAHERLSGVVIERLPWAEFIARYDRAGTLFYLDPPYHGCEGDYGKGMFGREEFEQMAQVLRGISGRFILSLNDRPEVRRIFAGFDIEAVGVRYTIGGQAKAMTGREVIISK
- the gpM gene encoding phage terminase small subunit, with amino-acid sequence MVSAFRRHQMRVRALQSGAAQPDTAPAAAPERALDTPLGQEYAALRVALHDNLRSLSDIASIEARNPVKIEMARTFAPWIEGVLQAGEEGQAAQDEILVWNLVWAIDYRDWEYALRLAAHAIRFNLASPERYNRTVACFVAEDIAKLSLDQQEAVPHDVLCRVLSLIEGHDMPDPAKAKLHKALARSFARRADAFDPAADNAPAGGKAAYLAEALDHARRAHQLDSSIGVKSDIRSLEKALRKLGPDEAGGGAGEDEADTE
- a CDS encoding GPO family capsid scaffolding protein; the encoded protein is MKTKPFLLATAGSTVDGRTIEARDLEQMASSYNPKTYGARVNIEHIRGVSGQAPFNAYGDVLELSVGEVDVDFNGKPEKRKALFGVLDVTDNAKALNDANQKVYPSIEIIDNFAGKGFSYLGGVALTDSPAAIATDRLKFNRTLPGSISLAGDTAAALEFAEDGAATESAKGLLASMSAMFDKFTASFAPAPKPETQPEPKPEGQQPTTLDFSALRGVFEEFGQTVTTAIDGLRSEFRTEADAMALKLKKLEDTQEATPAPHFQRRPIADGNTATAIEKAVF
- a CDS encoding phage major capsid protein, P2 family, with the protein product MSQIYTLSDRGRGALDQLFAAIANVNGTRNISRNFALSPTSEQRLEDLQRESVGFLQRVNVMGVRDLQGQVIGLGTSNMIAGRKSRSNLPRTPRYVGALQDRKFQLYSTLFDTMLPWEVIDAWSKFPDFAARYARHVAVSVGLSRISVGFNGTEAADDTDAEDNPLGEDVNIGWLQKLRLERPDHVMGRATVTAGGVTTATGAPAPIYIGPDASHAAGDYKNVDALAYELIAGMPSYARASTDHVVIVSQDLVDEKYFPMINRPLSDTIDGGRSTSDQVVSDLIMSTKQIGGRPAAIAPFFPEGTMAITPLGRANAPDSSNLSLYYQEGSRRRYIKDEPENMAALVDYNSVNEGYVIESTDYMVMAENITFGARP
- a CDS encoding phage portal protein, translated to MSDAPSTELALIEQEGEPARADAPLRGDVFTFGDAESVLDRRELSAYFEVWHNGRWYEPPLPMGRLAQVFNVSPYHRSAVALRVNLLVQQMVATRWLSGDDFERFALDFVQMGNAYLENVPNLSGRIAAAKHSPAVHTRAGVAADTFWFVNMGLGQEHQFAPGRVFHLMQPDVAQEIYGLPEWLSALQSALLSENATLFRRRYYLNGNHAGFILYINEQLFDQETVDSISAKMRDSKGAGNFKNLLIYAPGGKKDGVQILPIGSITAHDEFTAVKGISRDDMLAAHRTPPPLIGIIPQNSGGFGKVSEALDTFYLTEIIPIIRRMLRMNDWFGVPLLSFRDWTCADGRLIQQDGTIVPAASAGGARRA
- a CDS encoding terminase large subunit domain-containing protein — translated: MSARTAPDDPTPPVQSRQVTRAKSREARSLYHRGWGLAEIARELGESANTLASWKRRGDWDADSPLDVVEDHLEAKLATYLCKEPFTEGDMKRVDFLMRQMQTAARIRKYNETGKEGDLNEAVGRRNDDKAKAKRAEKRKNFLSLEQWEALLEDFHAKNDAYQEGWWEQREQRTRKILKSRQIGATWYFAREAMAKIAEAVIDGEQPRNQIFLSASERQAKKFIREIVGWVKRVTGVDLKGNPLMLDFSGLHPADEEAGKNEIRLDAVGLYPLSTNSNTAQGESGDFYFDEFFWVHGFARLRKVAAAMATLTIYKRTYFSTPSTKTHEAYAFWSGEEWNRGRKKGDQRAFDASHRNLRAGAIMPDGSWCQIITLDDAIAGGAGGRIDKEELRAECSEEEFENLYNCQFVDDSESSFPFSRIAPARVDAFYRWRDFRPALAEVPGGRPFGDRPVWLGYDPNKQGRDDAALVVLAPPDQPGKGKFRVLAKYRLNGRDFAGQADFIKGIAARYNVTDIAIDTTGAGQAVYELVVGWFPRARRIEYSVASKTALVVKAQNVFNSGRIEFDENWTDLMAALMAIRPALTGSGRGVTYVARRNGEIGHADLAWALLNALSNEPLDAGAASGASIGRVVFSD
- a CDS encoding phage tail protein, whose protein sequence is MLKINLLRAALMQAMPELKASPKNLIMWVDRGKAVSRDTADFSFAFEFQLNVLLVEFAGDIAAFALAILIWLRTNQPDLFAMGADAFDFEVDILDNGKSDVQIRLQLRQNVEATITPGGVTATYLPEPDPLFPDDLPFGGLEEMPLLQSITVNGEDLPSWDAVDGG
- a CDS encoding phage virion morphogenesis protein; the protein is MADDLARLEEWFGRIVAGMEPARRRKATLKLGRLLRQANLKRIAANVDPDGAAFASRKPRRDLRGRLRKGARGKMFKGLRKLAKWRIDAAPDGVEISPVTNTADRVGSVSQFGQTVTVGRGRDGRKIRATYAERRLLGFGREDEDLALQVAGEMLEAEG
- a CDS encoding type II toxin-antitoxin system RelE/ParE family toxin; translation: MIVLLTAEAEFDLEAIGDFIARDNPTRALSFLRELREKCLGLAEMPERFPMVPRYEATGIRRRGHGDYLIFYRVEPDRVIILHILHGAQNYTSILFPS
- a CDS encoding tail protein X; translated protein: MTQTATAMDGETVDEICHRVLGKTAGVTEQVLELNPGLAERGPRLPGGTAVILPDAAAAQVATIDIVQLWD
- a CDS encoding type II toxin-antitoxin system ParD family antitoxin; this translates as MISADLGQQLEQFVASLVATGRYNSKSEVLREGVRLIHERETRLAALDASIARGLADAEAGRTTPADAVFDRLEAKYRAMGAADE
- a CDS encoding head completion/stabilization protein — encoded protein: MSSFTPTPMAPPDDPDAQVVADGWFPPVRLEEVREGLNIGGGAITQLQLTLAIEGGMLTAMRQLAAWRSARALAGAASLADVTTDTLNEKNRATLLWTRAVGYYAAADIAAGNRDLASSDTGLARASEKAALADEYRREGHAAIADLLSISGPAVARNRVEML